The following coding sequences lie in one Frigoribacterium sp. SL97 genomic window:
- a CDS encoding RCC1 domain-containing protein → MSKLLRVLRSKAGFSTELGLSMLSVLVMFGLAATVVAYGLSSVSSTQHKVLAAAIESRASAFAGDLNVSLTDDAAAPARTHKWDVRAGTGTTINSVTDNADGTKTLVIKAQNENASFSLVRSVVIEPTSVTHITGFDEADNPKWATSNEPSAFTMWGPKKGSVRPLTAAEEAGQSRGTTWKTLTANAGIDSSGQLWTWWNTNNTGQAGDGTISNTKRLVKVMPGTKFRSVVTGTNTNYAIDERGSLWVWGSNLNSQLGLPSTVTNQATPVRVPGLDQPIVQVATGTQRVYAIDTRGRLWGWGSNNVKTLGTEDTATIVQTPSLATSNRTFQYVSTNATATFAIDTTGAMWFVGNDASGHVRGTTTPTSTTAWLALVPGTKFVAADYYSGIFTAIDSEGSLWSSGRGSTRPIGDGTLNDQLGLKKIPTTTKFTSVSVWDNQTYVISTSGELYGWGKSTSNRLNSTDTTDVLVPKPILPGVVVSSVAANFAGTTAVTVLDNRGAMWVIGTRSATLWPTSFTSGDSLAFKHPFPADFDPNGWN, encoded by the coding sequence ATGTCCAAGCTGCTCCGTGTGCTCCGCTCGAAGGCCGGCTTCTCCACCGAGCTCGGCCTGTCCATGCTCTCGGTCCTCGTGATGTTCGGCCTCGCTGCAACTGTCGTCGCCTACGGCCTCTCCTCCGTGTCCTCGACCCAGCACAAGGTCCTCGCCGCGGCCATCGAGTCGCGCGCCAGTGCCTTCGCCGGAGACCTCAACGTCTCGCTCACCGACGACGCCGCAGCTCCGGCCCGCACGCACAAGTGGGACGTCCGCGCCGGCACCGGGACCACCATCAACAGCGTCACCGACAACGCCGACGGCACGAAGACTCTGGTCATCAAGGCCCAGAACGAGAACGCGTCCTTCTCCCTGGTTCGATCGGTCGTCATCGAGCCGACGTCTGTGACGCACATCACCGGCTTCGACGAGGCTGACAACCCCAAGTGGGCCACCTCAAACGAGCCGTCCGCGTTCACGATGTGGGGCCCGAAGAAGGGCTCCGTTCGCCCGCTCACCGCCGCAGAGGAAGCTGGGCAGAGCCGGGGCACCACCTGGAAGACGCTGACGGCAAACGCCGGCATCGACTCGTCGGGTCAGCTGTGGACCTGGTGGAACACCAACAACACCGGTCAGGCCGGCGACGGGACCATCAGCAACACCAAGCGGCTCGTCAAGGTCATGCCGGGAACAAAGTTCCGTTCGGTCGTGACTGGCACGAACACGAACTACGCGATCGACGAGCGTGGCTCGCTGTGGGTCTGGGGCTCGAACCTGAACAGCCAGCTCGGGCTGCCCTCGACTGTGACGAACCAGGCAACTCCCGTCCGCGTGCCCGGCCTGGACCAGCCCATCGTCCAGGTCGCCACCGGCACACAGCGCGTGTACGCCATCGACACTCGAGGCCGTCTGTGGGGCTGGGGCTCGAACAACGTCAAGACGCTCGGCACCGAAGACACCGCCACGATCGTTCAGACGCCCAGTCTCGCCACTAGCAACCGCACCTTCCAGTACGTCAGCACCAACGCGACCGCCACGTTCGCTATCGACACCACCGGGGCCATGTGGTTCGTCGGCAACGACGCATCCGGCCACGTTCGCGGCACGACCACCCCGACCTCGACGACAGCATGGCTCGCGCTCGTTCCGGGCACCAAGTTCGTGGCTGCCGACTACTACAGCGGCATCTTCACCGCCATCGACAGCGAAGGCAGCCTCTGGAGCTCTGGCCGAGGGTCAACCCGACCTATCGGCGACGGGACGCTCAACGACCAGCTCGGCCTCAAGAAGATCCCGACGACGACGAAGTTCACCTCCGTCTCCGTCTGGGACAACCAGACCTACGTCATCAGCACGTCCGGCGAGCTGTACGGGTGGGGCAAGTCCACGAGCAACCGTCTCAACAGCACCGACACCACGGACGTACTCGTGCCGAAGCCCATCCTCCCCGGAGTGGTCGTTTCGAGCGTCGCCGCCAACTTCGCAGGCACCACCGCGGTGACAGTGCTCGACAACCGAGGCGCCATGTGGGTCATCGGCACCCGCAGCGCCACCCTCTGGCCCACCAGCTTCACCTCGGGCGACAGCCTCGCCTTCAAGCACCCGTTCCCCGCCGACTTCGATCCCAATGGATGGAACTGA
- a CDS encoding helix-turn-helix transcriptional regulator produces MTTTDLTPTGSTPLLKEYLTLDELSIYIQIPKRTIHHLRSKGTGPVGRKVGRSLRFSRKSVDAWFEALPASSGGR; encoded by the coding sequence ATGACGACGACCGACCTGACACCAACCGGTTCCACCCCCCTGCTGAAGGAGTACCTCACGCTTGACGAGCTGAGTATTTACATCCAGATTCCTAAGCGGACCATCCACCACCTTCGAAGCAAGGGGACCGGTCCTGTCGGGAGGAAAGTTGGCCGCTCCTTGCGTTTCAGTCGAAAGTCTGTCGACGCCTGGTTCGAAGCTCTTCCCGCAAGCAGCGGCGGACGCTGA
- a CDS encoding tyrosine-type recombinase/integrase, whose translation MLEKDKTTKKWRARIFFKGRQITMQTFEFKKDAAKWEADQKLALASNEWHDARAGDITLAAVIREFNEARTGTVSDKTLDTDEANLRLHIPEKMRRMPIRAVQTAELKSLYTALLRKRAHSTVKRIRDSTMSLFNYAVDMAYIPHNPVKDVPVPRGDGRSDKTVRPFTKDEYEDMLAAQRERSPRYADYVEFLRETGLRWGELVALRVGDVVHEPFDAIIVRRSQSDGYAEKQTKSGRVRRVPLLGNAAEIAARYAQGRKRTERLFTSPTGAQLNGGNFKRALDWAATAHGHREYDLRHYAATSWLRDNVDIKTVSAWLGHATTQLTLDTYSHYMGSDADGAAIERVRRARATAGA comes from the coding sequence ATGCTCGAGAAGGACAAGACCACGAAGAAGTGGCGTGCTCGGATCTTCTTCAAAGGCCGGCAGATCACCATGCAGACCTTCGAGTTCAAGAAGGACGCAGCCAAGTGGGAGGCAGATCAGAAGCTCGCTCTGGCCAGCAACGAGTGGCACGACGCTCGCGCCGGCGACATCACGCTGGCCGCGGTCATTCGTGAGTTCAACGAAGCCCGTACTGGGACGGTGTCGGACAAGACCCTCGACACCGACGAAGCAAATCTCCGACTTCACATCCCCGAGAAGATGCGCCGAATGCCCATCCGCGCCGTCCAGACGGCGGAGTTGAAAAGTCTGTATACCGCGCTGCTCAGGAAACGAGCCCACTCCACCGTCAAGCGCATCCGCGATAGCACCATGTCTTTGTTCAACTACGCAGTCGACATGGCCTACATCCCGCACAATCCGGTCAAGGACGTGCCCGTTCCTCGAGGTGATGGCCGGAGCGACAAAACGGTTCGTCCCTTCACGAAGGACGAGTACGAAGACATGCTGGCGGCGCAGCGAGAGAGAAGCCCGCGGTACGCGGACTACGTCGAGTTTCTCCGCGAAACGGGCCTCCGATGGGGAGAGCTCGTAGCGCTCCGCGTCGGCGACGTCGTTCACGAACCTTTTGACGCCATCATCGTCCGGCGGTCTCAGTCGGATGGATACGCCGAGAAGCAGACCAAGAGCGGACGCGTACGAAGGGTTCCGCTCCTCGGTAACGCGGCCGAGATAGCTGCTCGTTATGCCCAGGGACGTAAGCGCACCGAGCGACTCTTCACAAGCCCGACCGGTGCCCAACTTAACGGCGGCAACTTCAAGCGCGCCCTTGACTGGGCTGCTACCGCGCACGGCCACCGGGAGTACGACCTGCGCCACTACGCAGCGACCTCCTGGCTCCGCGACAACGTAGATATCAAGACGGTGTCTGCCTGGCTTGGGCACGCGACCACTCAGCTGACGCTGGATACCTACAGCCACTACATGGGGTCAGATGCCGACGGAGCTGCGATCGAGCGCGTGCGAAGGGCTCGGGCGACAGCAGGGGCATAG
- the rmuC gene encoding DNA recombination protein RmuC, with the protein MLDISTIVLIINLVLTILVLIMLAVRRPGGGVGPASPADERALSSLGADIRQDLSAQRQELGAAINEGQRALDARVSTTLREHKVAADQAVELQRSTQSELRGNLDQGLAHLRDKFHEHAQAVLAGDAALRTSVGTNFDELRLANEAKLEKIREAVERLEQSNTAALAKNAERVQVLTDQNAVKQQELQDLLRVEFDSMKSSNERKLEAVKATIEQLQVSNADKQGQLQESMRQELDKLRTGNEAKLEKMRETVDEKLQGTLEKRLGESFALVSERLELVQRGLGEMQALASDVGGLKRVLTNVKSRGSWGEVQLSRQLEDLLTHEQYVQNLVVKEGTTESVEFAVKLPGRTPDEAVYLPIDSKLPQEDYERLLNAQEAGDKALVDVAAKTLERAILTQAKLISSKYISPPKTTDFAIMYLPTEGLFAEVVRQPGLASKLQNDHRVLITGPTTLMSLLNSLQMGFRTLAIEQRSSEVWKVLSAAKDEFQKYGDVWDKLEKQLATAQKTVSEAGVRTRAVARKLRDVETLEIEQPAALPGGLQESEEVAELAGLEPTSKS; encoded by the coding sequence TTGCTCGACATCAGCACGATTGTGCTCATCATCAATCTCGTCCTGACGATCCTTGTCTTGATCATGCTGGCTGTCCGCCGCCCAGGAGGCGGCGTCGGCCCCGCGTCGCCAGCCGACGAGAGAGCCCTCTCGTCCCTGGGGGCTGACATACGTCAAGACCTCAGTGCCCAGAGGCAAGAGCTCGGTGCTGCCATCAACGAGGGGCAGCGAGCCCTGGATGCCCGGGTGTCGACCACTTTGCGCGAGCACAAGGTCGCAGCCGACCAAGCGGTCGAACTTCAGCGCTCAACGCAGTCCGAGCTGCGCGGCAACCTGGACCAAGGGCTCGCCCACCTTCGTGACAAGTTCCACGAGCATGCGCAAGCAGTGCTCGCCGGTGATGCCGCCCTTCGCACGTCCGTCGGCACGAACTTCGACGAGCTGCGCCTTGCAAACGAGGCAAAACTCGAGAAGATTCGAGAGGCCGTTGAGAGGCTGGAGCAATCGAACACCGCGGCTCTGGCCAAGAATGCCGAGCGGGTACAGGTGCTCACGGACCAGAACGCGGTCAAGCAGCAAGAACTTCAAGATCTTCTCCGGGTCGAGTTCGACAGCATGAAGTCGAGTAACGAACGGAAGCTCGAGGCGGTTAAGGCCACCATCGAGCAACTACAGGTGAGCAATGCGGACAAGCAAGGTCAGCTTCAAGAGTCGATGCGTCAGGAGCTCGACAAGCTGCGAACCGGCAACGAAGCCAAGCTCGAGAAGATGCGCGAGACGGTCGACGAGAAGTTGCAAGGCACCTTGGAGAAGAGACTCGGTGAGTCATTCGCGTTGGTGAGCGAACGTCTTGAGCTCGTCCAGCGGGGTCTTGGCGAGATGCAGGCACTCGCGTCGGATGTCGGGGGGCTCAAGCGCGTACTCACGAACGTGAAGAGTCGCGGCAGCTGGGGGGAGGTCCAGTTGTCTCGGCAGCTCGAAGACTTGCTGACGCACGAGCAATACGTCCAGAACCTCGTCGTGAAAGAGGGGACAACCGAGAGCGTCGAGTTCGCTGTCAAGCTTCCTGGGCGCACTCCCGATGAAGCCGTCTACTTGCCTATCGATTCGAAGCTGCCGCAGGAGGACTACGAGCGCTTGCTGAATGCCCAGGAGGCGGGGGACAAAGCTCTCGTGGACGTGGCCGCAAAGACCCTAGAAAGGGCCATTCTCACGCAGGCGAAGCTCATCTCGTCCAAGTACATCTCTCCTCCCAAGACAACCGACTTCGCGATCATGTACTTGCCGACCGAGGGGCTCTTCGCCGAAGTGGTCCGTCAACCTGGACTTGCCAGCAAACTGCAGAACGACCATCGAGTTCTCATCACGGGACCGACGACGCTCATGTCCCTGCTCAACAGCCTTCAGATGGGCTTCCGAACGCTCGCGATCGAGCAACGAAGTTCGGAAGTCTGGAAGGTGCTGAGCGCAGCAAAGGACGAATTCCAGAAGTACGGCGACGTGTGGGACAAGTTGGAGAAGCAGCTTGCGACTGCTCAAAAGACTGTTTCGGAGGCGGGTGTTCGTACCCGTGCTGTCGCTCGGAAGCTACGCGATGTCGAGACGCTCGAGATCGAGCAGCCGGCGGCATTGCCAGGTGGGCTGCAGGAGAGCGAGGAGGTCGCCGAACTCGCAGGCCTCGAGCCTACTTCGAAGTCCTAG
- a CDS encoding TetR/AcrR family transcriptional regulator, translating to MEAARIAFVERGLVPVSLRDVAAGAGVSHPGLLRHFSSKASLILAVFEGLDDELGRVLDGMAAGEMSLGAVARATAAVPSFDTLASMLETADGAVEARARLGKRWADISRRLDGSPSVAALGLEQSLVLWTGLRLLAQYLPGDIQPAGFLDAEAGLGVRLESVGVPEVVVTLADMAERSGIGYAPGEKRREEILSDATSRFARHGYHGTSVRDVADGVNVSPSTLLYHFGSKEQLLTAVLRRRDEMLASRAQEDVEPAEELAAIGADARLDARDEPGLIELHTRVASEAVAVGHPAHGYLAERYRRAIAYFTRLIGDARGEGGRDGFMPPAVAAVQLVGLWEGLQIQALGDGDFRGIGDQLDAYVDSILPQEGRGPD from the coding sequence GTGGAAGCTGCCCGGATCGCGTTCGTCGAACGTGGCCTGGTGCCGGTGTCCCTGCGTGACGTCGCCGCAGGTGCGGGCGTCAGTCACCCAGGGCTCCTGCGTCACTTCAGCTCGAAAGCGTCCCTGATCCTTGCTGTCTTCGAGGGGCTCGACGACGAGCTCGGTCGTGTGCTCGACGGAATGGCCGCCGGTGAGATGTCCCTGGGCGCAGTGGCCAGGGCGACGGCTGCGGTGCCCTCGTTCGACACTCTCGCATCGATGCTGGAGACCGCCGACGGTGCAGTCGAGGCGCGTGCGCGGCTCGGGAAGCGATGGGCCGACATCAGCCGCAGGCTCGACGGATCGCCGTCGGTGGCCGCATTGGGTCTGGAGCAGTCGCTCGTGCTGTGGACCGGGCTGCGCCTCCTGGCTCAGTACCTGCCCGGGGACATCCAGCCGGCTGGGTTCCTCGACGCCGAGGCTGGTCTCGGAGTCCGCCTCGAGTCGGTGGGCGTCCCGGAGGTGGTCGTGACGTTGGCCGACATGGCTGAGCGCAGCGGCATCGGCTACGCCCCGGGGGAGAAGCGGCGAGAAGAGATCCTCTCTGACGCCACCAGCCGCTTCGCTCGCCACGGGTACCACGGGACGAGTGTGAGGGATGTCGCGGACGGGGTGAACGTGAGTCCGTCGACCTTGCTGTACCACTTCGGTTCCAAGGAGCAGCTGCTCACGGCCGTGCTGCGTCGTCGAGACGAGATGCTCGCGAGCCGGGCGCAGGAGGATGTCGAGCCCGCCGAGGAACTCGCGGCGATCGGGGCCGACGCGCGACTCGACGCGAGAGACGAGCCGGGCCTGATCGAGCTGCACACGAGGGTCGCCTCCGAGGCCGTCGCCGTCGGGCACCCTGCCCACGGCTACCTCGCCGAGAGGTATCGACGAGCCATCGCGTACTTCACTCGACTGATCGGGGACGCTCGCGGTGAAGGTGGACGCGACGGCTTCATGCCGCCCGCCGTCGCTGCCGTCCAGCTGGTCGGCTTGTGGGAGGGGCTCCAGATCCAGGCCCTGGGCGACGGGGACTTCCGCGGAATCGGAGACCAGCTGGACGCGTACGTCGACAGCATCTTGCCTCAGGAGGGCCGCGGGCCTGACTGA
- a CDS encoding MFS transporter — translation MTETSPADAETSPQPSGTTASKGGTASPTYFATLGFATFGLYLALLTPVFVSMAFKLQHITSSPEAAVGALGLVTGVGSLFALVANPLVGRLSDRTTSRWGRRRPWILGGALVGVLSCLLIGVADEVWVVLVGWCLTQAAINGALAATNATVPDQVSPARRGLASGIIGVMTSVAILGGSFLVNFIAGDVGRFLAPALVALVAAAVFVITLDDRKLTTAPRERYGIRDFFGSFAFDPVRHRDFALAWLTTFLVMFGYAGVATFLPLYLSDRFALQEQEAIGIVLLCNLASTIATAVSGALAGIASDRTGRRRVFVTAAGVIMAGGLILMAVAPSVPVVIVGQGLIGLGAGAFLAVSLALATQVLPDPADTAKDLGVLNIANALPQSIAPAIAPFIIAVGATTVLGGYTVFYLFGALVVLAGAFVVYLIKGVR, via the coding sequence ATGACAGAGACGTCACCGGCCGACGCCGAGACCTCCCCGCAGCCGTCAGGAACGACAGCCAGCAAGGGCGGCACCGCCAGTCCCACCTACTTCGCCACACTCGGATTCGCGACCTTCGGCTTGTACTTGGCACTGCTGACGCCGGTCTTCGTCTCGATGGCGTTCAAGCTCCAGCACATCACCTCGTCCCCCGAGGCAGCCGTCGGCGCCCTCGGTCTCGTCACGGGTGTCGGCTCCCTGTTCGCTCTCGTCGCGAACCCGCTCGTCGGCCGCCTCTCGGACCGCACGACCTCTCGTTGGGGTCGTCGCAGGCCCTGGATCCTCGGCGGCGCACTCGTGGGCGTCTTGTCGTGCTTGCTCATCGGAGTCGCCGACGAAGTCTGGGTCGTGCTCGTCGGGTGGTGCCTCACCCAGGCCGCGATCAACGGCGCCCTGGCTGCGACGAACGCGACGGTCCCTGACCAGGTGTCGCCCGCGAGGCGCGGACTCGCCTCGGGGATCATCGGCGTCATGACCTCCGTCGCCATCCTCGGCGGCAGCTTCCTCGTCAACTTCATCGCCGGCGACGTCGGGCGGTTCCTCGCGCCCGCGCTCGTCGCACTCGTCGCTGCCGCCGTGTTCGTCATCACCCTCGACGATCGCAAGCTGACGACCGCGCCGCGCGAGCGCTACGGGATCCGCGACTTCTTCGGCTCGTTCGCGTTCGACCCCGTCCGGCACCGGGACTTCGCCCTGGCGTGGCTGACCACGTTCCTCGTGATGTTCGGCTACGCAGGCGTGGCTACCTTCCTGCCCCTCTACCTCAGCGACCGCTTCGCACTCCAGGAACAAGAAGCCATCGGGATCGTCCTGCTCTGCAACCTCGCCTCGACGATCGCCACCGCTGTCTCCGGCGCACTCGCGGGCATCGCCTCCGACCGGACAGGCCGACGGCGTGTGTTCGTCACGGCAGCCGGCGTCATCATGGCAGGAGGGCTGATCCTCATGGCCGTCGCCCCCTCAGTGCCCGTCGTCATCGTCGGACAAGGACTGATCGGCCTCGGCGCGGGCGCGTTCCTCGCCGTCTCGCTCGCCCTGGCGACCCAGGTCCTGCCCGACCCCGCCGACACGGCCAAGGACCTCGGTGTGCTCAACATCGCCAACGCCCTGCCCCAGTCCATCGCGCCGGCGATCGCACCGTTCATCATCGCCGTCGGTGCGACGACCGTCCTCGGCGGCTACACCGTCTTCTATCTCTTCGGCGCCCTCGTCGTCCTGGCTGGCGCCTTCGTGGTCTACCTCATCAAGGGAGTCCGATGA
- a CDS encoding glycoside hydrolase family 3 protein, whose amino-acid sequence MTHRAPTTVPDSSDHEVEHDIDRRYRDPDLPTAERVEILLRQMTLAEKAGLFFHDMISMGEGGELSEGDEEFHLPSNATFVLEHQMSHFNLLTGGDPRQMAAWHNRIQELAASTRLGIPVTISSDPRNSYSDNPLAGLLAGSFSVWPEALGLAATRDADLVRRFGDVVRREYRAVGIRVALHPQVDLATEPRWARQLDTFGEDVELTSRLGTAYVEGLQGDRLGTESVSAMIKHFPGGGAQKDGEDPHFGYGREQVYPGGQFELHLKPFEAAFAAGVSQVMPYYGMPVGTEHEEVGFGFNRSVITGLLRERYGFDGIVCTDWGLLTDSEVSGEPFPARAWGVEHLDQSDRMLKALDAGVDQFGGEKCPDVLIGLVTSGRVDEARLDQSVRRLLREKFILGLFDQPLVDVEAAGRIVGSPEFIAAGEEAQRASLTLLTNRAANGGEGAAVLPAPRGSRLYVEGIPREMAALYAQVVDTPEAADIAVIRTHAPFETRPTAFENYFHAGSLEFAAETSAHLREIASAVPTIVDVFLDRPAVLTPIVENVAAIIGNWGAGPGALLDLVFGEAAPRGQLPFDLPSSTEAVEASRPDVPFDTASPLFRFGHGLTYDAPPTP is encoded by the coding sequence ATGACCCACCGTGCCCCGACCACCGTCCCGGACAGCTCCGACCACGAGGTCGAGCACGACATCGACCGTCGCTACCGCGACCCCGATCTCCCCACCGCGGAGCGGGTCGAGATCCTGCTGCGACAGATGACCCTGGCCGAGAAGGCCGGCCTGTTCTTCCACGACATGATCAGCATGGGCGAGGGCGGCGAGCTCTCCGAGGGCGACGAGGAGTTCCACCTGCCCTCGAACGCGACGTTCGTCCTCGAACACCAGATGTCCCACTTCAACCTGCTCACGGGCGGCGACCCCCGTCAGATGGCGGCTTGGCACAACCGCATCCAAGAGCTCGCTGCCTCCACTCGGCTCGGCATCCCCGTCACCATCTCGAGCGACCCCCGGAACTCCTACAGCGACAATCCCCTCGCGGGCCTCCTCGCGGGCAGCTTCTCGGTCTGGCCGGAAGCGCTCGGCCTCGCCGCCACGCGCGACGCGGACCTCGTCCGCCGCTTCGGGGATGTCGTGCGCCGCGAGTACAGGGCTGTGGGCATCCGCGTCGCCTTGCACCCCCAGGTCGATCTCGCGACCGAGCCGCGATGGGCGCGGCAGCTCGACACCTTCGGTGAGGACGTCGAGCTCACCTCGCGCCTCGGCACCGCCTACGTCGAGGGGCTTCAGGGCGACCGTCTCGGCACCGAATCGGTGTCCGCCATGATCAAGCACTTCCCCGGAGGAGGCGCCCAGAAGGACGGCGAGGACCCGCACTTCGGCTACGGCCGCGAGCAGGTCTACCCGGGCGGGCAGTTCGAGCTCCACCTCAAGCCGTTCGAGGCAGCGTTCGCAGCAGGCGTCAGCCAGGTCATGCCGTACTACGGCATGCCCGTGGGCACCGAGCACGAAGAAGTCGGATTCGGGTTCAACCGCTCAGTCATCACAGGTCTGTTGCGGGAGCGGTACGGCTTCGACGGCATCGTGTGCACCGACTGGGGCCTCCTCACCGACTCCGAGGTCTCGGGCGAACCGTTCCCCGCCCGCGCCTGGGGCGTCGAGCACCTCGACCAGAGCGACCGCATGCTCAAGGCGCTCGACGCCGGCGTCGACCAGTTCGGCGGCGAGAAGTGCCCCGACGTCCTGATCGGGCTGGTCACGAGCGGCAGGGTGGACGAGGCCAGGCTCGATCAGTCCGTCCGCCGCCTCCTCCGTGAGAAGTTTATCCTGGGGCTCTTCGACCAGCCTCTCGTCGACGTCGAGGCGGCAGGTCGGATCGTCGGATCACCCGAGTTCATCGCGGCGGGCGAGGAGGCGCAGCGAGCCTCCCTGACGCTCCTCACGAACCGAGCTGCCAACGGAGGCGAGGGAGCAGCCGTCCTGCCGGCCCCGCGCGGCAGCCGACTCTACGTGGAAGGCATCCCACGCGAGATGGCGGCGCTCTACGCCCAGGTGGTCGACACTCCGGAGGCAGCCGACATCGCCGTCATCCGGACGCACGCGCCGTTCGAGACCCGACCGACAGCGTTCGAGAACTACTTCCACGCGGGATCGCTCGAGTTCGCCGCGGAGACCTCCGCCCACCTCCGTGAGATCGCATCGGCCGTCCCGACGATCGTCGACGTCTTCCTTGATCGGCCCGCCGTCCTGACGCCGATAGTCGAGAACGTCGCGGCGATCATCGGCAACTGGGGAGCCGGGCCAGGAGCCCTCCTCGATCTGGTCTTCGGCGAGGCTGCGCCCCGAGGACAGCTCCCCTTCGATCTCCCGTCGAGCACTGAGGCTGTCGAGGCAAGCCGCCCCGACGTCCCGTTCGACACGGCGTCGCCGCTCTTCCGGTTCGGCCACGGACTGACCTACGACGCACCTCCGACTCCCTAA
- a CDS encoding aspartate aminotransferase family protein, whose product MLTLESATQRFTERFAASARATEHGKGLIPGGYSRTSFNFGPHAVFVTGGNGAFIDTVDGHRLMDFNNNFTVNILGHGHEAISDALIAAIPSGASFGNPVSEEAELAAILIDRIASVEKVQFSCSASESVMTAARIARAYTGRTKIAKFEGGYHGFTDPVSVSVHTHEAPEYGTDGNPRPVADDSGVPQQTVDLVVVLTQNDLVGTERILREHGADLACVFVELESGAGGHVMLSDEFVHMLRRVTNELGIVLVIDETANLRAAYHGLQSVYGVEGDLTVMGKIIGGGLPLGAVGGRADIMSVLETGRVAISGTHHGHRLALVAGIACMRALDMAAYDRLNSMAGRILADLSSWAAERNSPFTIFGRGFSSLAYAYCNEPGQQVTTHRDYWHKVDAERTQALSLELANRGFFPVARGELSLSLAMTDDDISAFIQTVKDIVTDLES is encoded by the coding sequence ATGCTCACCCTCGAGTCCGCCACCCAGAGGTTCACCGAACGGTTTGCCGCGTCGGCCCGCGCCACCGAACACGGCAAGGGGCTCATCCCCGGGGGCTACAGCCGTACGTCCTTCAACTTCGGTCCGCACGCCGTCTTCGTCACAGGCGGCAACGGGGCCTTCATCGACACGGTTGACGGCCATCGCCTGATGGACTTCAACAACAACTTCACCGTGAACATCCTGGGACACGGCCACGAGGCCATCTCCGATGCCCTGATCGCAGCGATCCCCAGCGGGGCCTCGTTCGGGAATCCGGTCTCGGAGGAGGCCGAACTCGCGGCGATCCTGATCGACCGCATCGCATCGGTCGAGAAGGTGCAGTTCTCGTGCTCGGCTTCCGAGTCGGTGATGACCGCGGCGCGCATCGCGCGGGCTTACACGGGCAGGACCAAGATCGCGAAGTTCGAGGGCGGTTACCACGGGTTCACCGACCCCGTCAGTGTGTCCGTGCACACGCACGAGGCACCTGAGTACGGGACGGACGGGAATCCGCGACCGGTCGCGGACGATTCCGGCGTGCCGCAGCAGACCGTCGATCTCGTTGTGGTCCTCACGCAGAACGACCTCGTCGGGACCGAGCGCATCTTGCGTGAGCACGGAGCCGACCTCGCTTGCGTCTTCGTCGAGCTGGAGTCAGGAGCCGGCGGCCACGTGATGCTCTCTGACGAGTTCGTGCACATGCTGCGCCGTGTCACCAACGAGCTCGGCATCGTCCTCGTCATCGACGAGACCGCGAACCTCAGGGCGGCTTACCACGGCCTGCAGAGCGTCTACGGCGTCGAGGGCGACCTGACGGTCATGGGCAAGATCATCGGGGGCGGCCTGCCGCTGGGCGCCGTCGGAGGGCGAGCCGACATCATGAGCGTGCTCGAGACCGGACGGGTCGCCATCTCGGGCACTCACCACGGTCATCGCCTCGCCCTGGTCGCCGGCATCGCGTGCATGCGTGCGCTCGACATGGCCGCCTACGACCGCCTCAACTCCATGGCCGGGCGCATCCTCGCCGACCTGAGCTCCTGGGCGGCAGAACGGAACAGCCCCTTCACCATCTTCGGCCGGGGTTTTTCGTCCCTCGCCTACGCCTACTGCAACGAGCCTGGCCAGCAGGTCACGACGCACCGCGACTACTGGCACAAGGTCGATGCGGAGAGGACGCAAGCGCTCTCTCTGGAGCTGGCAAACCGTGGTTTCTTCCCGGTCGCCCGTGGAGAACTGTCACTCTCCCTCGCGATGACCGACGACGACATCTCCGCGTTCATCCAGACCGTGAAGGACATCGTCACGGATCTCGAGTCCTGA